In one window of Candidatus Binataceae bacterium DNA:
- a CDS encoding VOC family protein produces MADYQQKDFHTVTPYIYGRLDLIEFLKQAFNAEVRFPGTGNEDGYHAEIKIGDSIVMLGIAKSIPREFGPLAEWNKTPTSAPPPATLYLYMPDVDASYKRALGLGARSLGAPADMPWGDRVAGIGDPYGNKWWMATFKGAS; encoded by the coding sequence ATGGCTGACTACCAGCAAAAAGATTTTCACACGGTCACGCCGTACATCTACGGACGCCTCGATTTGATCGAATTCCTTAAGCAGGCGTTCAATGCCGAAGTGCGGTTTCCCGGGACGGGAAACGAAGATGGCTATCACGCCGAGATCAAGATCGGTGATTCGATCGTGATGCTCGGCATCGCAAAATCGATTCCACGTGAGTTCGGTCCGCTCGCTGAATGGAACAAAACTCCCACCAGCGCGCCTCCGCCGGCGACCCTATACCTATACATGCCGGACGTCGATGCGTCATATAAACGCGCGCTCGGTCTCGGCGCTCGCTCGCTGGGTGCGCCGGCCGACATGCCGTGGGGCGACAGAGTTGCTGGGATCGGTGATCCGTACGGTAACAAGTGGTGGATGGCAACATTCAAGGGTGCGAGCTAA
- a CDS encoding NAD(P)-dependent oxidoreductase, giving the protein MAFEPVGFKGKKILITGATGLVARPLVRAYAREGTVYAMARYGRAEDRRAMEALGAIPIAVDLAQQESLAAVPEDIDYVINCAVARSGNFDVDFRANADGVGFLMARCRKAMAFLHVSSTAVYEYRGHAPRKESDPLGDNHRAMFATYSISKIAGERVCMFAARQFGIPTTIARLCVPYGEQGGWPYFHLMMMRNGAAIEVHPERPNYYNLLHVEDCIEKIPRLLAAATREVTLTNFAGSPRVSIEEWCDYLGELTGLKPRYVDNPSAFGSLCTDLTRMRELVGDTRVDWHAGIRGMIAALAPELLERGSNRSPA; this is encoded by the coding sequence ATGGCGTTTGAGCCGGTCGGTTTCAAGGGCAAAAAGATTCTCATCACCGGCGCCACCGGCCTGGTGGCGAGGCCCCTGGTGCGTGCGTACGCCCGGGAGGGGACAGTCTATGCGATGGCGCGATACGGGAGAGCGGAAGACCGACGCGCCATGGAAGCGCTGGGCGCAATACCAATCGCCGTCGATCTGGCCCAGCAGGAAAGTCTCGCGGCAGTTCCCGAAGATATCGACTACGTGATCAATTGCGCGGTTGCGCGCAGTGGCAATTTCGATGTGGACTTCCGTGCCAATGCCGACGGGGTTGGCTTCCTGATGGCTCGGTGTCGCAAGGCGATGGCGTTCCTGCACGTCTCCAGCACCGCGGTCTACGAATATCGCGGCCACGCGCCGCGCAAGGAATCCGACCCGCTCGGCGATAACCATCGCGCGATGTTTGCGACCTACTCCATCTCCAAGATCGCCGGCGAAAGGGTGTGCATGTTCGCTGCGCGCCAGTTCGGCATTCCGACTACCATCGCCCGGCTTTGCGTTCCTTATGGTGAGCAGGGCGGCTGGCCGTACTTTCATCTGATGATGATGCGCAACGGCGCGGCCATCGAGGTGCACCCCGAGCGTCCCAACTATTACAACCTGCTGCACGTCGAGGATTGCATCGAAAAGATCCCGCGCCTCTTGGCGGCCGCTACGCGGGAGGTCACCTTGACCAATTTCGCAGGCTCGCCGCGCGTGAGCATCGAGGAATGGTGCGACTATCTGGGTGAGCTGACCGGGCTCAAGCCGCGCTACGTCGACAATCCCAGCGCCTTCGGGAGCTTGTGCACCGACCTGACACGGATGCGCGAACTGGTGGGCGACACTAGGGTTGATTGGCACGCTGGCATCCGCGGCATGATTGCGGCGCTTGCACCAGAACTGTTGGAGCGCGGGTCCAATCGTTCGCCCGCTTAG
- a CDS encoding pyrroloquinoline quinone-dependent dehydrogenase produces the protein MTSLRSYLLMIMIAPLLAAPVWGADQSKSVEWPYYGNDPGGQRFSPLDQVNRGNVSQLKVAWVYHTGDISNGNPGPSKSGFENTPIVIDGTMYISTPFCRVIALNPETGTEKWSYDPQIRKDQPYSEGLINRGVSSWLDPERKPGEACRRRIFIATIDARLIALDAASGKPCSDFGGAGTVNLKSGVKNIDRIGYYGEYEETSPPAIIDDLVIVGSAIGDNRAVDEPLGTVRAFDARTGSLRWSWNPIPQGADDPAWKDWKPEDALRTGAGNTWAPISVDPQNELVFLPVASASPDYFGGARRGSDVYSDSLVALHAQTGRLAWYFQTTHHDLWDYDNPSQPLLATIRQGGAEIRAVVQGTKRGQLFVFNRLTGAPVFPIIEKPVAQSDARGEETSPTQPFPTLPPPLVPQTLTADQAWGVAYFDRRQCRKRMEALRSEGIFTPPSVGGSLIIPGNTGGMNWSGAAFDPQRQILVTNLNNLVADVHLIPRREFTERQSNSRGFDLEFAPQLGASYGMSRTFLRSSLLGLPCNPPPWGMLAAVDLSTGQIRWSVPLGDVVRSVSPIPLPDFHWGGPSLGGEIVTAGGLVFIAGVLGDPHFRAFDIETGQLRWTGDLPAGGNATPMTYSINGRQYVVIAAGGHAKFNSPRSDSLVAFALPQASDTASAGN, from the coding sequence ATGACAAGTTTGCGATCGTATCTACTCATGATCATGATTGCCCCGCTGCTGGCTGCACCGGTCTGGGGAGCGGACCAGAGCAAGTCGGTCGAATGGCCCTACTACGGCAACGATCCGGGCGGACAGCGTTTTTCGCCCCTCGACCAGGTCAATCGAGGTAACGTTTCCCAGCTCAAGGTCGCCTGGGTCTACCACACTGGCGACATCTCAAATGGCAACCCCGGTCCCAGCAAGAGCGGCTTTGAGAACACTCCCATCGTGATCGACGGGACGATGTACATCTCGACCCCGTTCTGTCGCGTGATCGCCCTGAATCCCGAAACCGGTACCGAGAAATGGAGTTACGATCCGCAGATCAGGAAGGACCAGCCCTACTCGGAAGGACTGATAAATCGCGGCGTATCCTCGTGGCTCGATCCTGAGCGCAAACCGGGAGAGGCATGCCGGCGCCGAATCTTTATCGCTACCATCGATGCACGGTTAATCGCACTCGACGCCGCCTCGGGAAAACCCTGTTCCGACTTCGGCGGCGCGGGAACCGTGAATCTCAAGAGCGGCGTGAAGAATATCGACCGCATCGGTTACTACGGCGAATACGAGGAGACCTCGCCACCCGCGATCATCGACGACCTGGTCATCGTAGGTTCCGCGATCGGTGACAATCGAGCCGTGGATGAGCCGCTCGGGACGGTGCGAGCCTTCGACGCGCGCACCGGATCATTGCGGTGGTCATGGAATCCGATCCCACAAGGAGCCGATGACCCGGCGTGGAAGGACTGGAAACCAGAGGACGCACTTCGGACCGGCGCAGGCAACACCTGGGCACCGATCTCGGTCGATCCGCAAAATGAGCTGGTGTTTCTGCCGGTTGCGAGCGCAAGCCCCGACTATTTCGGCGGCGCGCGGCGTGGTTCCGACGTCTATTCAGATTCGCTAGTTGCATTGCACGCACAGACCGGCCGCTTGGCCTGGTACTTCCAGACCACCCACCACGATTTATGGGACTACGACAATCCGTCGCAGCCGTTGCTCGCTACCATACGGCAGGGCGGCGCCGAAATCCGCGCGGTGGTGCAGGGCACCAAGCGCGGCCAACTGTTTGTCTTTAACCGGCTCACCGGAGCGCCGGTGTTTCCCATCATCGAAAAACCGGTGGCGCAATCCGATGCTCGCGGCGAGGAGACCTCACCCACCCAACCTTTCCCGACTTTGCCGCCACCCCTGGTGCCGCAGACTCTGACGGCCGACCAGGCATGGGGCGTGGCCTACTTCGATCGCCGCCAGTGCCGCAAGCGAATGGAAGCATTGCGCTCCGAGGGAATCTTCACGCCCCCTTCAGTTGGTGGTTCGCTAATCATTCCGGGCAATACCGGGGGAATGAACTGGAGCGGCGCCGCGTTCGACCCCCAGCGTCAGATACTAGTCACCAACCTGAATAACCTGGTCGCGGACGTTCACCTGATTCCGCGTCGCGAATTCACCGAGCGGCAAAGCAACTCGCGCGGGTTCGATCTCGAATTTGCCCCACAGTTGGGCGCTTCCTATGGGATGAGCCGCACCTTTCTGCGTTCATCGCTTCTCGGGCTTCCGTGCAATCCGCCGCCCTGGGGCATGCTGGCAGCGGTTGATCTGTCGACGGGTCAGATCCGATGGTCGGTCCCGCTGGGCGACGTGGTGCGCTCGGTTAGTCCTATTCCACTCCCCGATTTTCACTGGGGCGGGCCGAGCCTGGGCGGTGAAATCGTCACCGCCGGCGGGCTGGTCTTTATTGCGGGGGTCCTCGGCGACCCGCATTTCCGCGCATTTGACATCGAAACCGGTCAGTTGCGGTGGACCGGGGACCTGCCAGCGGGAGGCAACGCCACTCCCATGACCTACAGCATCAACGGCCGGCAGTACGTCGTGATCGCGGCGGGCGGTCACGCGAAATTCAACTCGCCACGCAGCGATAGCCTGGTCGCCTTCGCGCTCCCACAAGCAAGCGACACAGCCAGCGCCGGCAATTGA